In Deltaproteobacteria bacterium, the sequence ATTAATACATTATCAACTAATATCTCATCTATTCGTTAATATTTGGTCAATTGCAAGTCCACATTGATATTCGTTCCACGTCAGTCACAGACATTTATTTCATGAATATGAAATATTTCCCTGAAGATTACTTTTCCGACCGCCGATAAGGATTCCATTGGATCCATGCGCAAGGTCGGCGGCGCCTGCCACCGTGTAAAAATGGACGAAACGGAAACGACATGGCTGAGCAGCCGGTTATCGTAAGGAGAATGCGAATCGCCCTGAAGAAGGCCCTGATCTACGCCCGTAAAACCGAAAGCCCGGAGCGGGACCAGGGGTACATCCGGTTCATACTCTGCGTAGTATTCAACATCTACCTTTTCAGGCACGGGAATGTACCGACCGCGGTGCTGTGGGCGGCATTGACCTACAACTTCTACTCCACCGTGATGCTCGTTTCCACGTTCATCCAGCCGGGGAAAAGCAACCTCCGCCGCATTTCCGGCCTAACGCTCGACACTCTCATAATCTGCTACTGCATGTTTCTTTCGGGGAAGGCAGGGGCCCCGCTCGTCCTCGTGCTCTTCTGGAACATGTTCGGCTACTCGTTTCGATACGGTAAAGGTTATCTTTTATACGGCAGCGCGCTCTGCATCATATTCTTCGGGTATGTCATAACGCAAACGCCGTACTGGATCGAAAACAAGGAGATGGGCTACGGACTTCTCGCCGGCGTGGTCTTGATCCCGGCGGTTTTCGTCGGCTTCATGATCAGCAAGGTCACCGCCGCCATGGAAAAGGCAGAGGTAGCCAACCGGGCGAAGTCACGGTTCGTCGCCAACATGTCGCACGAGATGCGCACTCCATTGAACGGAATCCTGGGAACGGTCGAGCTGTTCTCCGGGACACGGCTCGACCCCGAGCAGCAGGAGTACGTGAAAACGGTCAAGGCTTCCGCGGCCGCGCTCCTTTCCCTGGTCAACGACGTTCTCGATTTCTCGAAGATCGAGGAAGGGAAGGTGTCGATCCAGCCGGAGGAGATGGACCTTCATGCCTTCATAAAGACCACCGCGTCGATTGTCGCCCGCCAGGTAAAGGCGAAGGGGCTGGCGTTCCGCGTCATGGTTTCTTCATCCGTCCCCTTCCTGGTGACGGGGGACCTGGGAAGGATCCGCCAGGTGCTGACGAACCTTCTTTCCAACGCCACCAAGTTCACGGAACGGGGAGAGGTCACTCTTCGGGTTCTCAAGGTCGCGGAGGACGAAAATACCGTAACGGTGCGCTTCGAGGTTGCGGATACCGGGATCGGAATGACCAGGGAGGCCAAGGGGCTGATCTTCGAACGATTCACCCAGGCGGACGACTCGATCACGCGGAAATTCGGCGGAACGGGGCTCGGGACGACGATCTCGAAAGAGCTCGTCGAGCTCATGGGCGGGAAGATCGGCGTGGAGAGCGAATCCGGGAAAGGAAGCACGTTCTGGTTCACGATCGCCCTCGGGAAGCAGCCGGAGAACGCCGCCGTGGGTTCCATGCGAATGCCCATCTCGCGCACGCGGGTGCTCCTGGTTTCCGCGGACGACTCGATCGCCGAAACGGTCAACGGGTTCCTCCTTTCATGGGGAGTGGGCCATATCCGCAGGGTTTACAACACCGGGCAGGCGTACGATTACTCGAGCCGCGTCGTCAGGGACCGTTCCACCTGCCATATCGCCATCGTCGTCAAAAACGAGCTGAACGAAGACCCGTTCAGGTTCATCGCCTCTCTGCGGCAGATGGACGC encodes:
- a CDS encoding response regulator — its product is MAEQPVIVRRMRIALKKALIYARKTESPERDQGYIRFILCVVFNIYLFRHGNVPTAVLWAALTYNFYSTVMLVSTFIQPGKSNLRRISGLTLDTLIICYCMFLSGKAGAPLVLVLFWNMFGYSFRYGKGYLLYGSALCIIFFGYVITQTPYWIENKEMGYGLLAGVVLIPAVFVGFMISKVTAAMEKAEVANRAKSRFVANMSHEMRTPLNGILGTVELFSGTRLDPEQQEYVKTVKASAAALLSLVNDVLDFSKIEEGKVSIQPEEMDLHAFIKTTASIVARQVKAKGLAFRVMVSSSVPFLVTGDLGRIRQVLTNLLSNATKFTERGEVTLRVLKVAEDENTVTVRFEVADTGIGMTREAKGLIFERFTQADDSITRKFGGTGLGTTISKELVELMGGKIGVESESGKGSTFWFTIALGKQPENAAVGSMRMPISRTRVLLVSADDSIAETVNGFLLSWGVGHIRRVYNTGQAYDYSSRVVRDRSTCHIAIVVKNELNEDPFRFIASLRQMDALQNMRLVLVGEGCDGAYGEEASRHGYRAMLESPENVRDLICAMHYVLPYDEGWHPALPVMAGAAGASPRRLKILVAEDNPTNQMVIQKLLERAGHEIKVVSDGKMALEVLRTGTVDIALLDLNMPVMGGLEAAKIYLSETKEGPPVPLVALTADATLDSRKACEEGGMKAFITKPFETRKVLALIATLTAQNGVSPGAATPPSPAGAAGEKEIRPGLDEATIEEIEAMGPTRDFVKNLVWIFIRDSEKRIREMESAAE